A genomic window from Gossypium hirsutum isolate 1008001.06 chromosome D10, Gossypium_hirsutum_v2.1, whole genome shotgun sequence includes:
- the LOC107931819 gene encoding staphylococcal-like nuclease CAN2 codes for MLLLTPSKPYNFLSCFLFSSFILPLILGFCYLPREDLKMGNALSLLYTHFCKPTTTAGDAGSFGSHGGVSALAHDIFQFELASQVPEGLSNHVVSSKKAQANWYGKLLDAWSEAKPPPKTSEEASKFVIDNLKKHQQADVEGLLAFYGLPLPQTLGHPSANSQTSLPQGVKYELRTLPVDVKAIPDGDTITVYVSTTEPWESANIPKDVRVAAAQRSKACADKNYTKADALQKKITISGYRVLTVQNQEILARKYRIRLRGIDAPESSMPYGKEAKEELVKLVGGKCLRVLVYGEDRYGRCVGDIYCNGKFIQETMLKKGLAWHYSAYDQRIELATWEKEARAKRVGLWALPNPEKPWEWRKDKRQGR; via the exons ATGTTACTTCTAACACCTTCAAAACCATACAACTTTTTGTCTTGTTTCTTGTTTTCGAGCTTCATTTTACCTTTGATTCTTGGCTTCTGCTATCTTCCAAGAGAGGATTTGAAAATGGGGAATGCTCTAAGTTTGTTGTACACCCACTTCTGCAAACCAACAACCACCGCCGGAGACGCTGGATCCTTTGGCTCCCACGGTGGCGTTTCAGCTCTTGCTCATGATATCTTCCAGTTTGAACTCGCTTCACAG GTTCCTGAAGGGCTAAGCAACCATGTGGTTTCATCCAAGAAAGCTCAGGCCAACTg GTATGGAAAGCTATTAGATGCTTGGAGTGAAGCAAAACCTCCCCCAAAAACATCCGAGGAAGCTTCAAAGTTTGTTATTGACAATTTAAAGAAACACCAACAGGCAGATGTTGAG GGACTCTTGGCATTTTATGGTCTGCCTCTCCCTCAGACACTTGGCCACCCTTCTGCTAACTCCCAAACATCATTGCCTCAAGGAGTTAAGTATGAGTTGCGGACTTTACCG GTGGATGTGAAAGCAATACCAGATGGAGATACCATAACAGTGTATGTAAGTACTACTGAACCCTGGGAATCAGCGAACATACCTAAGGACGTACGAGTAGCAGCTGCCCAAAGATCGAAAGCATGTGCCGACAAGAATTATACTAAGGCAGATGCACTTCAGAAGAAAATTACTATTTCAGGATACAG GGTGTTGACTGTTCAGAACCAGGAGATTCTTGCTCGAAAGTATCGAATCCGGCTAAG GGGTATAGATGCACCAGAGAGTTCAATGCCATACGGTAAAGAAGCGAAAGAAGAGTTGGTTAAGCTTGTTGGTGGGAAATGTTTACGAGTTCTCGTCTATGGGGAAGATCGATACGGCCGTTGTGTCGGAGATATATATTGCAATGGAAAATTCATACAGGAAACTATGTTGAAAAAGGGGCTTGCATGGCATTACTCTGCTTATGACCAACGTATAGAACTAGCAACT TGGGAAAAGGAGGCTCGAGCGAAGCGGGTCGGCTTATGGGCTTTACCGAATCCTGAGAAGCCATGGGAATGGAGAAAGGACAAACGTCAAGGCAGATGA
- the LOC107931820 gene encoding staphylococcal-like nuclease CAN2 yields MGNAFRLLYGKCCKPSTTGDSDSVGPPYTTTAPGVSALAHDLFNFEITSQVPEDLSQHVVSSRKAHVKWYGKLLQAWKEAKPPPKTPEEVARLIVETLSGHQKADVEGLLEFYDLPRPSILEEISTGVPTRLPEGVKFEMRTLPVDGNTVPDGDGLNVYVNTDDTRESSNIPRAVHMAAVRRSKARAKKNYARADELREKIIDSGYQVIDFQNEEILARKYRIRLRGIDAPEMLMPFGKEAKQELVKLVDGKCLRVLVYGEDQYGRCVADIYCNGIFVQEVMLKKGLAWHYVAYDQRVEFAAWQKEARAKRIGLWVQPNPEKPWEWRKKNKR; encoded by the exons ATGGGAAATGCTTTTAGGCTCCTATATGGGAAATGTTGCAAACCCTCCACCACTGGGGATTCTGATTCAGTAGGGCCACCTTATACCACTACAGCTCCTGGGGTTTCAGCTCTTGCCCATGATCTCTTCAACTTTGAAATCACATCCCAG GTCCCTGAAGATCTCAGTCAGCATGTTGTATCATCAAGGAAGGCTCATGTCAAATG GTATGGAAAGTTATTGCAAGCATGGAAAGAAGCAAAACCCCCACCAAAAACACCTGAAGAGGTTGCTAGGCTTATTGTTGAGACCTTGAGCGGACATCAAAAGGCAGATGTTGAG GGTTTATTGGAATTCTATGATCTTCCTCGTCCTTCTATTTTAGAGGAAATTTCTACTGGTGTCCCGACAAGATTGCCTGAAGGAGTGAAATTTGAAATGCGTACATTACCA GTAGATGGGAATACGGTACCAGATGGGGATGGTTTAAATGTGTATGTGAATACTGATGATACTAGGGAGTCCTCGAACATACCTAGAGCCGTTCATATGGCTGCGGTTCGAAGATCAAAAGCACGTGCTAAGAAAAACTATGCCAGAGCCGATGAACTTCGCGAGAAGATTATTGATTCAGGATACCA GGTCATAGACTTTCAAAACGAAGAGATTCTTGCTCGAAAGTATCGGATTCGACTGAG GGGTATAGATGCACCTGAGATGTTGATGCCGTTCGGAAAAGAAGCAAAACAAGAGTTGGTTAAGCTTGTTGATGGGAAATGTTTGAGAGTGCTTGTCTACGGGGAAGATCAATACGGTCGTTGTGTTGCAGACATATACTGCAATGGCATTTTCGTGCAG GAAGTAATGCTAAAGAAAGGACTCGCATGGCATTATGTAGCCTATGACCAACGGGTTGAATTCGCAGCC TGGCAAAAAGAGGCTCGGGCAAAGAGAATCGGCCTTTGGGTACAACCAAACCCAGAGAAGCCATGGGAATGGAGGAAGAAGAACAAACGATAA
- the LOC107931765 gene encoding protein LURP-one-related 14 isoform X1 yields the protein MEDQMVKVVGERFCVPYTMELVVKRKLQSFSKTLYEAFDATGNFLLQVDGGVWKFQKKRVMKDPAGLPVATLREKQALSWKHQWMIHQGESSERNHFLCTVQKSNALRIKNNLDVFLGNRYKDHGRDFHVTGSFSSLSFKVIRANTVIAEVRHNFTWGSCKGKESFKVKVYPEVDYAFIVALLVIMNESDGP from the exons ATGGAAGATCAAATGGTAAAGGTTGTCGGAGAAAGATTTTGTGTTCCTTACACCATGGAACTTGTCGTAAAGAGGAAACTACAATCATTTTCTAAAACACTTTACGAAGCTTTCGACGCTACCGGAAATTTTCTTCTCCAGGTCGACGGCGGTGTTTggaaatttcaaaagaaaagggTTATGAAAGATCCCGCCGGTTTGCCGGTTGCCACTTTGAGAGAAAAG CAGGCATTGTCATGGAAACATCAATGGATGATTCATCAAGGTGAAAGCTCAGAGAGAAACCATTTTCTTTGCACTGTACAAAAATCAAATGCGCTTAGGATCAAAAACAATCTGGATGTTTTCTTGGGGAATCGGTACAAGGATCATGGCAGAGATTTTCATGTCACCGGGAGTTTTTCTTCGCTTTCCTTCAAAGTTATCAGGGCTAATACAGTCATTGCCGAG GTTAGGCACAACTTCACATGGGGGAGCTGTAAGGGGAAAGAAAGTTTCAAGGTTAAAGTATATCCAGAGGTGGACTATGCTTTCATTGTAGCTTTGTTggtgattatgaacgaaagtgaCGGTCCATAG
- the LOC107931765 gene encoding protein LURP-one-related 14 isoform X2, which yields MEDQMVKVVGERFCVPYTMELVVKRKLQSFSKTLYEAFDATGNFLLQVDGGVWKFQKKRVMKDPAGLPVATLREKALSWKHQWMIHQGESSERNHFLCTVQKSNALRIKNNLDVFLGNRYKDHGRDFHVTGSFSSLSFKVIRANTVIAEVRHNFTWGSCKGKESFKVKVYPEVDYAFIVALLVIMNESDGP from the exons ATGGAAGATCAAATGGTAAAGGTTGTCGGAGAAAGATTTTGTGTTCCTTACACCATGGAACTTGTCGTAAAGAGGAAACTACAATCATTTTCTAAAACACTTTACGAAGCTTTCGACGCTACCGGAAATTTTCTTCTCCAGGTCGACGGCGGTGTTTggaaatttcaaaagaaaagggTTATGAAAGATCCCGCCGGTTTGCCGGTTGCCACTTTGAGAGAAAAG GCATTGTCATGGAAACATCAATGGATGATTCATCAAGGTGAAAGCTCAGAGAGAAACCATTTTCTTTGCACTGTACAAAAATCAAATGCGCTTAGGATCAAAAACAATCTGGATGTTTTCTTGGGGAATCGGTACAAGGATCATGGCAGAGATTTTCATGTCACCGGGAGTTTTTCTTCGCTTTCCTTCAAAGTTATCAGGGCTAATACAGTCATTGCCGAG GTTAGGCACAACTTCACATGGGGGAGCTGTAAGGGGAAAGAAAGTTTCAAGGTTAAAGTATATCCAGAGGTGGACTATGCTTTCATTGTAGCTTTGTTggtgattatgaacgaaagtgaCGGTCCATAG
- the LOC107931840 gene encoding wound-induced protein 1 has product MRLLTGASSDDPFLFEVDPVLVTAFGSTVIVEGCDNSRSISWVHAWTVRDGTITQVREYFNTSLTVTRLGDSPPSACSSSTAEIAPVHCPYVWESSLSNRVGKSVPGLVLAI; this is encoded by the coding sequence ATGCGCTTACTCACCGGCGCTTCATCCGACGATCCTTTCCTTTTCGAGGTCGACCCTGTTTTAGTCACCGCCTTTGGATCCACCGTCATCGTCGAAGGCTGTGACAACAGCCGTTCGATCTCCTGGGTTCACGCTTGGACTGTTCGTGATGGGACAATCACCCAAGTGAGGGAGTATTTCAACACTTCTCTCACCGTTACTCGCCTTGGAGACTCTCCACCGTCAGCTTGCAGTTCTTCGACGGCGGAGATTGCGCCGGTGCATTGCCCTTACGTTTGGGAGAGTAGTCTTTCCAACCGGGTGGGGAAATCAGTTCCGGGTCTTGTTCTTGCAATTTAG